A window from Moritella yayanosii encodes these proteins:
- the zipA gene encoding cell division protein ZipA encodes MQDLRLVLIILGFIAIAALIAHGLWSNKKNQVKPFKDKPLGRVDLQVKDKQGFDLDGIGERRVVTKTVEPPMNVKITEPAPVSVEKIEPQFSAINSGAIKSTAIQAEPVAAQSVTVVTDSFSATDVEPPVIVAGADDTVQDDLSYDVVSAQAATAVDVELESIPHSETVVECDDEAVFVINIMAREGSHIAGAELLQELSAFGFKYGAMDIFHRHVDAAGKGAVIFSLANMVKPGVFDLDTMEQFQSPGVSLFMMFPCAGQASHNYSLMLSAAERIAEGVDGLLMDASRNPLTEDAIKQEQAVIRQLESKALAKKSY; translated from the coding sequence ATGCAAGATTTGCGACTTGTTCTCATCATCCTAGGGTTTATTGCAATAGCTGCTTTAATTGCCCATGGACTTTGGTCAAATAAAAAGAATCAAGTAAAACCATTTAAAGATAAACCCTTGGGTAGAGTTGATCTCCAGGTTAAAGACAAGCAGGGCTTTGACCTTGATGGCATCGGTGAAAGACGTGTTGTGACTAAGACAGTAGAACCGCCCATGAACGTAAAAATAACTGAGCCAGCACCTGTTTCGGTTGAAAAAATTGAGCCGCAGTTTTCTGCTATAAATAGTGGTGCTATAAAGAGTACTGCCATTCAAGCCGAACCCGTTGCAGCACAAAGCGTGACAGTAGTAACGGACTCTTTTTCTGCCACAGATGTCGAGCCTCCAGTTATAGTAGCAGGTGCTGATGATACTGTTCAAGACGATTTAAGCTATGATGTCGTTAGTGCTCAAGCGGCCACTGCGGTGGACGTTGAACTCGAGTCTATACCACATAGCGAGACGGTTGTTGAGTGTGACGATGAAGCCGTATTTGTGATCAATATTATGGCGCGTGAAGGCAGCCATATTGCGGGGGCCGAATTGTTACAAGAATTGTCTGCATTTGGTTTCAAATATGGGGCCATGGATATTTTTCACCGCCATGTTGATGCTGCGGGTAAAGGTGCCGTTATCTTTAGTCTTGCGAATATGGTTAAACCCGGTGTATTTGATCTTGATACTATGGAGCAGTTTCAATCTCCAGGTGTCTCATTATTCATGATGTTCCCATGCGCTGGCCAAGCATCACACAATTATAGCTTGATGTTAAGTGCGGCAGAGCGCATTGCAGAAGGTGTTGATGGTTTATTAATGGATGCATCACGCAACCCATTAACAGAAGACGCTATCAAGCAAGAACAGGCGGTCATTCGCCAATTAGAAAGTAAAGCATTAGCCAAAAAATCTTACTAG
- the ligA gene encoding NAD-dependent DNA ligase LigA — protein sequence MTEQVKQIQTLTLQLEEYNHQYYVLDNPTVPDAEYDRLLRELKQLETEYPELALATSPTQKVGGEALTGFSQIQHEMPMLSLDNVFSAEELLAFEKRLQDRLLTKTEIKFSCEPKLDGLAVSILYEKGIFVRAATRGDGQIGEDISENVKTIKSIPLRLRGDDFPERLEVRGEVFMPKAGFERLNVNAKKKGEKTFVNPRNAAAGSLRQLDPKIAASRPLAFNAYSLGVVEGEVEGKGLSNSHAENLQKLKLWGIPVCADVTVAMGYQGCLDFYQQIGERRDSLSYDIDGVVYKVDDLTLQKTLGFVARAPRWATSHKFPAQEEITTLLDVEFQVGRTGAITPVARLEPVFVGGVTVSNATLHNSDEIARLGIKIKDQVIIRRAGDVIPQVARVMLERRPDDAQDIVFPATCPVCNSEVERIEGEATVRCTAGLYCGAQRKEAIKHFASRKALNVDGLGDKLVEQLVDADLIKTPADLFSVTFGKLTLLDRMGPKKATNLLEALKAAKHTTLAKFLYSLGIREVGEATAANLANDLLTLDAIKQASVERLILISDVGDIVAKHIYYFFREAHNLDVIDQLIEAGMSWDDVAVKEASQQPLLGTIYVITGTLVNISRADAKTRLQDLGAKVAGSVSKKTTALVAGPAAGSKLTKAQELGIDILTEDDLLALLVAHS from the coding sequence ATGACAGAACAAGTAAAACAGATTCAAACCTTAACACTGCAACTTGAAGAGTATAATCACCAATATTACGTGTTAGATAACCCGACCGTACCGGATGCGGAATATGACCGTTTGTTACGTGAACTAAAACAGCTCGAAACCGAATATCCTGAACTTGCATTAGCCACATCACCAACCCAAAAAGTGGGTGGTGAAGCGTTAACTGGATTTAGCCAGATTCAGCACGAAATGCCGATGTTATCATTGGATAATGTGTTCTCTGCAGAAGAGCTATTGGCATTTGAAAAGCGTCTACAAGATCGCTTATTGACTAAAACTGAGATCAAGTTTAGCTGTGAGCCAAAGCTAGATGGTCTTGCCGTGAGCATTCTGTATGAAAAAGGCATTTTTGTCCGCGCCGCAACCCGTGGTGATGGTCAGATAGGCGAAGATATTTCTGAAAATGTAAAAACTATTAAATCAATTCCACTACGTTTACGTGGCGATGATTTCCCTGAGCGCTTAGAAGTACGTGGTGAAGTGTTCATGCCGAAAGCGGGTTTTGAGCGATTAAATGTGAATGCTAAAAAGAAAGGTGAGAAGACTTTTGTTAACCCGCGTAATGCCGCTGCAGGTAGTTTACGTCAGCTTGATCCTAAGATTGCGGCAAGCCGCCCGTTAGCGTTTAATGCCTATTCATTAGGTGTCGTGGAAGGTGAGGTTGAAGGTAAGGGGTTATCTAATTCTCACGCAGAAAATTTACAGAAATTGAAGTTATGGGGTATCCCTGTTTGTGCGGATGTCACTGTTGCTATGGGTTACCAAGGTTGCTTAGACTTCTATCAACAGATTGGTGAACGTCGTGATTCATTGTCGTATGACATTGATGGTGTAGTGTATAAAGTGGATGATTTAACCCTACAGAAAACCCTGGGTTTTGTTGCGCGTGCACCACGTTGGGCAACGTCACATAAGTTTCCTGCCCAAGAAGAGATCACCACATTACTCGATGTTGAATTCCAAGTTGGTCGTACCGGCGCGATTACGCCCGTCGCCCGTTTAGAACCAGTGTTTGTTGGTGGTGTGACAGTGAGTAATGCCACGCTACATAATTCAGATGAAATTGCCCGTTTAGGCATTAAAATTAAAGATCAAGTGATCATTCGTCGTGCCGGTGACGTGATCCCGCAGGTCGCTCGCGTGATGTTAGAGCGCCGTCCGGATGATGCCCAAGATATCGTATTCCCGGCTACGTGCCCAGTATGTAACTCTGAAGTAGAGCGTATCGAAGGTGAAGCAACAGTGCGTTGTACCGCGGGTTTGTATTGTGGTGCACAGCGTAAAGAAGCAATTAAACATTTTGCATCGCGTAAAGCGCTAAACGTTGATGGTTTGGGTGACAAGCTTGTTGAGCAATTGGTTGATGCGGATTTAATTAAAACCCCAGCTGACCTATTTAGCGTAACGTTTGGTAAGTTAACGCTGCTCGATCGTATGGGTCCAAAGAAAGCCACCAACTTACTTGAAGCTTTAAAAGCAGCGAAGCATACTACGCTAGCCAAGTTCTTATATTCACTGGGTATCCGTGAAGTAGGCGAGGCGACAGCAGCGAACTTAGCCAATGACTTGTTAACCTTAGATGCAATTAAACAAGCCTCTGTAGAGCGTTTAATTCTGATTTCAGATGTCGGTGATATTGTGGCTAAGCACATTTACTACTTCTTCCGTGAAGCGCATAACCTTGACGTGATTGACCAGCTAATTGAAGCGGGCATGAGCTGGGACGATGTTGCCGTTAAAGAAGCCAGCCAACAGCCGTTGTTAGGCACTATTTATGTTATCACCGGCACGTTAGTGAATATTTCTCGTGCCGATGCGAAAACACGGTTACAAGATTTAGGCGCAAAAGTGGCGGGCAGTGTGTCGAAGAAAACCACGGCGTTAGTGGCGGGTCCTGCTGCAGGCTCTAAGCTCACTAAAGCGCAAGAGTTAGGTATCGATATTCTGACCGAAGATGATTTACTGGCGCTCTTGGTTGCACATAGCTAG